A single Lancefieldella parvula DSM 20469 DNA region contains:
- a CDS encoding TrlF family AAA-like ATPase yields the protein MAIAKWYKIDFHTHTPESRCFPDKSITAARWLQAAKDSGLNAVVVTDHNSVGFISEIEKVKNQFEELNPIKGNLFKVFYGIELCVSAEFTHILIIFDDKMSVTEIEDAVIGCLGLKRNDWANTEINVSEDKLKKLCQEYENKVFVIPAHFASNKGLGTCRTNAIKKYQEFVKFSAVEVRNSTDVKEYKNKLNNKVINEAVLVTGSDNPSNKDETQHSIEGFGKIFTWIKVSDLSFNALRQVFIGPEHRCINWLDLEAIGIDYNPNNISFNYISGINFKGISHMTDMNIRFSPHLNCIVGGRGTGKSTLVEAINYGVGNESDLKRCNLMEKTFDKSGSISTFFNFGEVKAYKANCIRSGKQTVLTIEDDNGVVDNPPEFKIDFYGQKEIFGLIEDDNDISSSDISPLIKLIDDKVKAELFSYKDDIENSISSMVSLSNNYKANRKKIQDMPGIKAEIEKSEAILKKFQASGIESARAEYEQTDNVIKTINEKVQTEKEVINESIQRFSELKEDLNRDILVLLEKLGSDDENIQIVTELKDINDEIINHANNKIDSLSKLEEKFNSSNIYNKLKVDYEKYKEAVEEVNNTGGENIDYIQNQLQNNRNRYDQLNQLQQQQRILKEKIRQSICDFVEKRIKLSDKRKHVILELGLDTIKIEIVPLGHISRWKANLQKEFGKEGIFDSEFEKLSENVLSKTNNFENYKKFLEFLLIDDTGDIECLYEDIKTDPRFNKLWLDKHKNDTLSSMVKIIPEDKVNIKILEDSGEIDINDGSPGQKSAALLAFILNSGDSPLVIDQPEDDLDNSLIYSLVVTSIRRMKKKRQIIIVTHNPNIPVLGDAEGILILDRDSFGKVTFRKDKKAGCIEEQVIKEGICEIMEGGEAAFKKREEKYLSLLG from the coding sequence ATGGCTATAGCTAAATGGTATAAAATTGATTTTCATACGCATACTCCAGAGAGTAGGTGTTTCCCAGATAAATCTATTACGGCAGCAAGATGGTTACAGGCTGCTAAAGATAGCGGATTGAATGCTGTAGTTGTAACTGATCATAATTCAGTTGGATTTATTAGTGAAATAGAAAAAGTCAAAAATCAATTTGAGGAGCTTAATCCTATTAAGGGTAATCTCTTTAAAGTTTTCTATGGTATAGAATTATGTGTTTCAGCTGAGTTCACACATATACTTATAATTTTTGATGACAAAATGTCAGTGACTGAAATTGAAGATGCAGTCATTGGTTGTTTGGGATTAAAAAGAAATGATTGGGCAAATACGGAGATAAATGTTTCTGAGGATAAATTAAAAAAGTTATGCCAAGAATACGAAAATAAAGTGTTTGTTATACCTGCTCATTTTGCATCAAATAAAGGCTTAGGAACATGTAGAACAAATGCAATAAAAAAATATCAAGAGTTTGTTAAGTTTTCAGCCGTAGAGGTTAGAAATTCTACAGATGTTAAAGAATATAAAAACAAACTAAATAATAAAGTGATTAATGAAGCTGTTTTAGTAACTGGATCCGACAATCCGTCAAATAAAGACGAGACTCAACATTCTATTGAAGGGTTTGGAAAGATATTTACGTGGATTAAAGTTTCAGATTTATCATTCAATGCATTAAGACAAGTTTTTATTGGTCCTGAACATAGATGTATAAATTGGTTGGATTTAGAAGCAATTGGCATAGATTATAATCCAAACAATATATCATTTAATTATATATCAGGGATAAACTTTAAGGGCATATCACATATGACTGATATGAATATAAGATTTTCACCACATCTAAATTGCATTGTTGGTGGAAGGGGAACTGGAAAATCAACACTTGTAGAAGCTATTAATTATGGCGTAGGTAATGAGTCTGATTTAAAAAGATGTAATTTAATGGAAAAAACTTTTGATAAAAGCGGGTCAATTAGTACTTTCTTTAATTTTGGGGAAGTAAAAGCATACAAGGCAAATTGTATTAGGAGTGGAAAGCAAACTGTTTTAACAATAGAAGATGATAATGGTGTTGTAGATAATCCACCAGAATTTAAAATAGACTTCTATGGTCAAAAGGAAATATTTGGATTAATAGAGGATGATAATGATATAAGTAGCAGTGATATAAGCCCATTGATAAAATTGATAGATGATAAAGTGAAAGCGGAGTTGTTTTCATATAAAGATGATATTGAAAATTCTATATCGAGCATGGTATCCTTATCAAATAATTACAAAGCTAATCGCAAAAAAATCCAAGATATGCCTGGAATAAAAGCCGAAATAGAAAAGAGTGAGGCTATTCTAAAAAAATTCCAAGCTAGTGGTATTGAAAGTGCTCGTGCAGAATATGAACAAACTGATAATGTTATTAAAACAATTAATGAGAAAGTTCAAACTGAAAAAGAGGTTATTAACGAATCTATTCAAAGATTTTCAGAACTAAAGGAAGATTTAAACAGAGATATTTTAGTTTTGTTGGAAAAGTTAGGTAGCGATGATGAGAATATCCAAATAGTTACAGAATTAAAAGATATAAACGATGAAATTATAAATCATGCTAATAATAAGATAGATTCTTTAAGCAAATTAGAAGAAAAATTTAATTCTTCAAATATTTACAATAAATTAAAAGTTGATTATGAAAAGTATAAAGAAGCGGTGGAAGAGGTTAATAATACCGGTGGGGAGAACATTGATTATATACAAAATCAATTGCAAAATAATAGAAACCGCTATGATCAATTAAATCAATTGCAGCAACAACAACGGATTCTTAAAGAGAAAATTAGGCAATCTATATGTGATTTTGTGGAAAAAAGGATTAAATTGTCTGACAAAAGAAAACATGTAATCCTTGAGTTAGGACTTGATACTATAAAAATTGAGATTGTTCCTTTGGGGCATATTTCAAGATGGAAAGCAAATTTACAAAAGGAATTTGGTAAAGAAGGAATATTTGATTCTGAGTTTGAAAAACTATCAGAAAATGTTTTATCAAAAACTAATAATTTTGAAAACTATAAAAAATTCCTTGAGTTTTTATTAATTGATGATACTGGAGATATAGAGTGTCTTTATGAAGATATAAAAACCGATCCAAGGTTTAATAAACTATGGTTAGATAAGCATAAGAACGATACATTAAGTTCAATGGTAAAAATAATTCCTGAAGATAAAGTGAATATAAAAATTTTAGAGGATTCTGGTGAAATTGATATAAATGATGGCTCTCCAGGTCAAAAGAGTGCAGCGCTACTTGCTTTTATTCTTAATAGTGGAGATAGCCCGTTAGTGATAGATCAACCAGAGGATGATTTAGATAACAGTTTAATATATAGTTTAGTTGTTACATCCATTAGGCGAATGAAAAAGAAACGTCAAATAATTATAGTAACTCATAATCCCAATATACCGGTATTAGGAGATGCAGAAGGAATATTGATTTTAGATAGAGATTCCTTTGGCAAAGTTACATTTAGAAAAGATAAGAAGGCGGGCTGTATAGAAGAACAAGTAATAAAAGAAGGAATTTGTGAAATAATGGAAGGTGGAGAAGCAGCTTTTAAAAAAAGAGAAGAAAAATATCTAAGCCTTCTGGGTTGA
- a CDS encoding DUF6414 family protein, protein MRRFIYLDTETLNSYIAQIYDGLIKTNEENTQQINESSKESSHSISPNAAIDFTLLGKGIEGKVEYIFKSLKANKDSTLINKVETKMLHDNAFNLLINHINKHEDLKDGNIGKFIELFNSFYILDFLYYKELFSDTNFINFLIDSSMENLIKETENEKSKLTTGTPNKKQIIKEIDNKLAAFRKEQESEYSNALKLIDIITKIIPYQRVLCINDCIVTLSDEFIRDDIQMSSFKYGGKIKVFGYITNIIHRNIKQNLPIFAEIINQINSAILPEIINKDEVKIIHPIAIYYE, encoded by the coding sequence ATGAGGAGATTTATATATCTTGATACTGAAACATTAAATTCATATATTGCTCAAATATATGATGGGTTAATAAAAACGAATGAAGAAAATACACAACAAATTAACGAATCCAGTAAAGAATCTTCCCACTCAATTAGCCCAAATGCAGCTATTGATTTCACCCTATTGGGTAAAGGAATAGAAGGGAAAGTTGAATATATCTTTAAAAGCTTAAAAGCAAATAAAGACAGTACGTTGATTAACAAAGTTGAAACAAAAATGTTACATGACAATGCTTTTAATTTATTAATTAATCACATAAATAAACATGAAGATTTAAAAGACGGAAATATAGGTAAATTCATAGAACTTTTCAACTCATTTTATATTCTCGATTTCTTATACTACAAAGAGTTATTTAGTGATACAAATTTTATAAATTTTTTAATTGATTCATCTATGGAAAATCTAATTAAAGAAACCGAAAATGAAAAATCAAAATTAACAACTGGAACACCAAATAAAAAGCAAATAATTAAAGAGATAGATAATAAACTTGCAGCATTTAGAAAAGAGCAAGAATCAGAATATAGCAATGCGTTAAAATTAATTGACATCATAACAAAAATAATACCTTATCAAAGAGTTCTCTGTATAAATGATTGTATTGTTACTTTGTCAGATGAATTTATTCGGGATGATATACAAATGTCATCATTTAAATATGGCGGAAAAATAAAAGTATTTGGTTATATTACAAATATTATTCATAGAAATATTAAGCAAAATTTGCCAATATTTGCAGAAATAATAAACCAAATAAACTCAGCTATTCTCCCTGAAATTATAAATAAAGACGAAGTTAAAATCATTCATCCTATCGCAATCTACTATGAATAA
- the xerA gene encoding site-specific tyrosine recombinase/integron integrase, whose amino-acid sequence MNEYKQTISRIEHLMEGALSGSQRDLLHAVLRQCLDDDAARADAKTSMSNKRMLDAFYAAKRLEGCSERTISYYASVLHHYMVNITTGFRQVTTEEVRSYLIEYGQRKGVSKITVDNVRRVISSLFSWLEAEDYILKSPVRRIKKIRSPRNIKPVITDDELETMRDGCTCVRDLALVDLLTSSGMRVGELVRLNREDIDFEGRQCVVRGKGDKERRVYFDARTKVHLHEYLNSRHDENPALFISLDGTKKRLEISGVELRLRMLGRSLGLPRVHPHKFRRTMATRAIDKGMPIEQVQVLLGHSKIDTTLCYAMVDQENVKQAHRKFIA is encoded by the coding sequence ATGAACGAATACAAGCAGACAATCAGCAGGATTGAACACTTGATGGAGGGAGCACTGAGCGGAAGTCAGAGGGACCTCCTTCACGCAGTGTTGCGCCAATGCCTGGATGATGATGCGGCCAGGGCAGACGCAAAGACATCGATGAGCAATAAGCGGATGCTTGATGCGTTTTATGCAGCCAAGCGACTGGAGGGATGCTCTGAACGCACGATAAGCTACTACGCAAGTGTTCTGCATCATTACATGGTGAACATCACAACGGGATTTCGCCAGGTAACAACTGAGGAAGTGCGCAGCTACCTCATTGAGTACGGGCAACGTAAAGGCGTCTCTAAAATCACGGTCGACAACGTGCGGCGGGTTATCTCAAGCCTTTTCTCTTGGCTTGAGGCGGAGGATTACATCCTGAAGAGTCCTGTAAGGCGCATTAAGAAGATTCGTTCTCCTCGGAACATCAAGCCCGTAATCACTGATGACGAACTTGAAACCATGCGTGATGGATGTACATGCGTTCGAGATCTAGCGCTCGTAGACCTTCTCACTTCATCGGGTATGCGCGTTGGCGAGCTTGTGAGACTCAATCGAGAAGACATCGACTTTGAGGGCAGGCAATGCGTAGTGAGAGGCAAAGGCGACAAGGAGCGCAGAGTCTATTTTGATGCGCGTACTAAAGTGCACCTGCATGAGTACCTAAATAGTCGCCATGATGAGAACCCTGCTTTGTTTATTTCACTCGATGGAACAAAGAAGCGCCTTGAAATTAGCGGGGTAGAGCTGCGACTGCGCATGCTGGGCAGATCTCTCGGGCTTCCGAGGGTGCACCCACATAAATTCAGAAGAACCATGGCCACTCGAGCCATCGATAAAGGAATGCCAATAGAGCAGGTGCAGGTGTTGTTGGGACATAGCAAGATAGATACCACACTGTGTTACGCGATGGTTGACCAAGAAAATGTCAAACAAGCCCATCGAAAATTTATCGCCTAG
- a CDS encoding Ig-like domain-containing protein yields MNKRLLKLFSFVLVLALSLPLAVKLAFAEPTSVEGATGAPKAVVATITDFRIEDRFGNPTTVVNKANLYAIAMNWDASANAHVEPGDYFDVTLPDTMRFTAAHPASTFNITDAATGEVMAVAHVSPGADGFGGTMRVVFTDYVNNHTDLRGSVRLGFTINSERIQTGTGKTFNFTVSGNIVPVTFDVTALGVIDTEYLYKWGKVIEGNANEIQWTGRINFSRGNFNNVHLHDQLLDWGGGDLPAEITYVPGSFELWTGVFDEYGSTIPGTAHRVPITDDMITISPDGKSFDLDLSGVDFSNGQSYKFMYRTTYVPGVALRNLIKMYSDKPEYSSDWVWRNATSSGEGTSTIVARIRVIKVDKDDHNTKLAGAVFKVTSVADPTKTWTITTGEDGTATTEKLPAGTYTVQEITAPNGYELSTDTYNLTVSATSGVIKTVENEKTPTVPPTTPPNTPPAAPPSETPKKPKKKQSKLPETGEVSEIALVAVATVGSVASTLGYALKNRHRK; encoded by the coding sequence ATGAACAAACGACTGTTAAAGCTTTTTAGTTTTGTCCTCGTTCTTGCTCTATCGCTTCCTCTTGCAGTGAAATTAGCTTTTGCTGAGCCCACAAGCGTTGAAGGCGCAACGGGCGCCCCTAAGGCGGTTGTTGCAACCATTACAGACTTTAGAATTGAAGACCGTTTTGGTAACCCAACCACTGTTGTCAACAAGGCAAATCTTTATGCCATTGCAATGAACTGGGACGCCTCTGCTAATGCTCATGTTGAGCCTGGTGACTACTTTGACGTCACCCTTCCTGACACTATGAGGTTTACTGCGGCTCATCCTGCATCTACCTTCAACATCACTGATGCAGCAACTGGTGAGGTTATGGCAGTTGCTCACGTCAGCCCAGGTGCTGATGGTTTTGGCGGAACCATGCGTGTTGTCTTTACCGACTACGTTAACAATCACACTGACCTGCGTGGTAGTGTCCGTCTTGGCTTTACCATTAATTCAGAACGTATTCAAACAGGTACCGGCAAGACCTTTAACTTTACTGTTTCTGGCAACATTGTTCCTGTAACGTTTGACGTCACCGCTCTTGGCGTTATTGATACCGAGTATCTCTATAAGTGGGGAAAGGTTATCGAAGGCAACGCAAACGAGATTCAGTGGACTGGTCGTATCAACTTCTCCCGCGGTAACTTCAACAATGTCCACCTTCACGATCAGCTCCTTGACTGGGGTGGCGGAGACCTTCCTGCAGAGATTACCTACGTTCCAGGCTCTTTTGAACTTTGGACTGGTGTCTTTGATGAGTACGGTTCAACCATTCCAGGTACCGCTCACCGTGTTCCAATTACCGACGACATGATTACCATTTCTCCTGATGGTAAGTCGTTTGATCTTGATCTTTCCGGCGTAGACTTCAGTAATGGTCAGAGCTATAAGTTTATGTATCGAACCACCTACGTTCCTGGCGTTGCCCTGCGTAACCTCATCAAGATGTATTCCGATAAACCTGAGTACAGCTCTGACTGGGTCTGGCGTAATGCAACTTCCAGTGGAGAAGGTACTTCTACTATCGTCGCTCGCATCCGCGTCATTAAGGTTGATAAGGATGACCACAACACCAAGCTTGCGGGCGCTGTTTTTAAGGTAACCAGCGTTGCTGATCCAACCAAGACCTGGACTATCACCACAGGTGAGGACGGCACTGCTACTACCGAAAAGCTTCCTGCAGGCACTTACACTGTTCAAGAGATTACCGCTCCTAACGGTTACGAACTTAGTACTGATACCTACAACTTAACCGTCTCTGCAACAAGCGGCGTTATCAAGACTGTTGAGAACGAGAAAACCCCAACCGTTCCACCAACCACCCCGCCGAACACTCCACCTGCAGCTCCTCCATCAGAGACTCCAAAGAAACCTAAAAAGAAGCAATCTAAGCTTCCAGAGACTGGCGAAGTTTCCGAGATTGCTCTTGTTGCAGTAGCTACTGTTGGTAGCGTTGCTTCAACTCTTGGCTATGCTCTAAAGAATCGTCACCGTAAGTAA
- a CDS encoding LCP family protein — MARRSHSSQNRGRNSRDRYEDTPEYDTEDFAQDDYDAYDQGGYQPRTLGSVRSAGASSARNNHAESHGSRFTREPLIGQTNVGDEWPEDNPATQPRNARYASHRAGAVSHAPSRAEGVGAYSKKRQGSSRGRGLKIFGGILGTLLLVAGIAFAWWMLDTNSKLRQGLDANLQATLVQVAPSDPFYMLLLGVDKDEGRAENWGDSNANFRADTIILARVDPKNKKITLISIPRDTMVDLGEHGKQKINSAYSYGGASGMVEAVSKLANVNISHYAEVDFESFTKIVDSIGGITVNLPVAVSDMQYSGIDLPAGEQQLNGQQALGLSRSRHAYDNYGAGDFYRAANQRMILTAIAKKVLKLDPVSMSGAVSTMAESVTTDFNVTDIVGLAMSLRGLDTSKDMYSARTPTTSELIDDVWYEIVDKDAWKTMMDRVNQALPPLEDASTDETTGIAGTVAGDASATDNIKPDYTGEVAVLNGTDVQGLAAQKAGILKTKGYTAYADSSQEHPSNSIIVYDGTRTGLAKAVGVAKALDIPTANIKANDGTYPTDTDITVVLGTDQAPKR, encoded by the coding sequence ATGGCCAGAAGGTCACATTCATCTCAGAATCGCGGTCGCAACAGCCGTGATAGATACGAAGATACCCCTGAGTACGATACAGAGGACTTCGCACAGGACGATTATGACGCATATGATCAGGGTGGCTATCAGCCTCGTACGCTGGGCAGTGTTCGAAGTGCTGGTGCTAGCTCTGCTCGCAATAATCACGCAGAATCTCACGGATCCAGGTTTACTCGCGAGCCGTTGATTGGCCAGACCAATGTGGGTGACGAGTGGCCAGAGGATAACCCTGCTACGCAGCCAAGAAACGCCCGCTATGCATCACATCGTGCTGGCGCCGTCAGCCATGCTCCTTCACGTGCTGAGGGCGTTGGTGCGTATTCCAAGAAGCGCCAAGGATCTTCTCGCGGTCGTGGCCTTAAGATTTTTGGGGGCATCCTGGGAACGTTGCTACTGGTAGCAGGTATAGCGTTTGCCTGGTGGATGTTAGATACCAACTCAAAACTCCGTCAGGGTCTGGACGCAAACTTGCAGGCTACGCTGGTACAAGTTGCTCCATCTGATCCATTCTACATGCTGCTTCTTGGCGTGGATAAGGACGAGGGACGCGCAGAGAACTGGGGTGATTCCAACGCAAACTTCCGCGCCGACACTATCATTCTTGCCCGCGTAGACCCAAAGAACAAGAAAATTACGTTGATTTCTATTCCACGAGACACTATGGTTGACCTGGGAGAACACGGAAAACAGAAGATTAACTCCGCGTACAGCTACGGCGGTGCGTCCGGAATGGTCGAAGCCGTTTCCAAACTGGCAAACGTTAATATCTCGCACTATGCCGAGGTAGACTTTGAGTCATTCACCAAAATTGTGGACTCCATTGGCGGTATTACGGTCAACCTGCCCGTAGCTGTTTCCGACATGCAATATTCTGGCATCGATCTACCCGCGGGAGAGCAGCAGCTTAACGGACAGCAAGCACTTGGCCTTTCTCGCAGTCGCCACGCGTACGACAATTACGGCGCCGGCGACTTCTACCGTGCGGCTAACCAGCGCATGATTTTAACGGCTATTGCCAAGAAAGTCCTAAAGCTGGATCCTGTTTCTATGTCGGGAGCTGTTTCCACCATGGCTGAAAGTGTAACCACCGACTTTAACGTTACCGATATCGTAGGCTTAGCTATGTCTTTAAGAGGCCTGGACACCTCCAAGGATATGTATTCCGCACGTACGCCGACAACGTCTGAGCTTATCGATGATGTCTGGTATGAGATTGTTGATAAGGACGCGTGGAAGACCATGATGGACCGCGTAAACCAGGCGCTGCCTCCTCTGGAAGATGCAAGTACCGATGAAACCACAGGTATTGCTGGTACCGTTGCAGGTGACGCTTCCGCAACCGACAACATTAAGCCGGACTACACCGGAGAAGTTGCCGTACTCAACGGTACCGATGTTCAAGGACTTGCAGCTCAGAAGGCTGGCATCCTGAAGACAAAGGGTTACACCGCCTACGCCGACAGTTCGCAAGAGCATCCAAGCAACTCGATTATTGTCTACGACGGCACACGCACAGGCCTGGCTAAGGCTGTTGGTGTTGCAAAGGCGCTAGACATCCCTACTGCAAACATCAAGGCAAACGACGGTACCTACCCCACTGACACGGACATTACCGTGGTCCTAGGCACCGATCAGGCACCAAAGCGTTAA
- the guaA gene encoding glutamine-hydrolyzing GMP synthase, whose amino-acid sequence MSESRPKQFVAVLDFGAQYGQLIARRVRDLNVYSEIVPCDISADELRELNPSALILSGGPASVYAEDAPKIDPEILELGIPVFGFCYGQQIMAVTLGGTVGHTEKGEYGPAHLTRAGESRIFDGTAEQQTVWMSHRDAVSEVPDGFTVTASTDVCPIAAMENAAKNLYSTQFHPEVNHTECGSQMLSNFLFNICGFEKTWTMDNIIEQKVEEIRQKVGNGRVILALSGGVDSSVVAALVHRAIGDQLTCVFVNHGMLRKGEPEMVEQVFCKQFNVPLIHVHAEERYAELLAGVTEPEKKRRLIGTEFWKVFFDEAQKLDGVQFLAQGTIYPDIIESGARKTGGKAATIKSHHNLIPFPEGVHFDLIEPLDHFFKDEVRALGVSLGLPENLVYRQPFPGPGLAIRIIGDVTPEKLEILRNADAIVREEIDAYNAQLFDETGDRNSEHSVWQYFAVLPDIKSVGVMGDERTYARPVILRAVESSDAMTADWAKLPYELLTRISSRIVSEVAGVNRVAYDITPKPPATIEWE is encoded by the coding sequence ATGAGTGAGTCCAGGCCCAAGCAGTTTGTTGCAGTTCTAGACTTTGGTGCCCAGTACGGCCAGTTAATTGCACGTCGCGTGCGCGATCTTAACGTCTACTCCGAGATTGTTCCTTGTGATATTTCCGCAGATGAGCTTCGTGAGCTTAATCCATCTGCGCTTATTTTGTCCGGCGGCCCTGCTTCCGTTTACGCCGAGGACGCGCCAAAGATTGACCCAGAGATTCTGGAGCTTGGTATTCCTGTCTTTGGTTTCTGCTATGGACAGCAGATTATGGCGGTTACCCTGGGCGGCACTGTTGGACATACCGAGAAGGGCGAGTATGGCCCAGCTCATCTGACTCGTGCAGGGGAGAGTCGTATTTTTGACGGCACCGCTGAGCAGCAGACCGTTTGGATGAGCCACCGCGACGCTGTCTCTGAGGTTCCAGATGGCTTTACCGTTACCGCTTCTACCGACGTTTGCCCTATTGCAGCTATGGAAAACGCTGCTAAGAATCTATATTCAACTCAGTTTCATCCAGAGGTCAACCACACCGAATGTGGTTCCCAGATGCTTTCTAACTTTCTATTTAATATCTGTGGCTTTGAAAAGACTTGGACTATGGACAACATCATTGAGCAGAAAGTGGAGGAGATTCGCCAGAAGGTTGGTAATGGACGTGTCATTTTGGCGCTCTCCGGTGGCGTAGACTCTTCCGTTGTTGCCGCTCTTGTCCATCGTGCTATTGGTGATCAGCTGACCTGCGTGTTTGTCAATCACGGTATGCTTCGTAAGGGCGAACCAGAGATGGTTGAGCAGGTCTTCTGCAAGCAGTTTAACGTGCCTTTGATTCACGTTCACGCGGAGGAGCGCTACGCAGAGCTTTTAGCTGGCGTTACTGAGCCAGAGAAGAAGCGTCGTCTGATTGGTACCGAGTTCTGGAAGGTCTTCTTTGATGAGGCTCAGAAGCTGGATGGCGTTCAGTTCCTGGCACAGGGCACCATTTATCCTGACATTATTGAGTCTGGCGCTCGTAAGACGGGCGGTAAGGCTGCAACCATCAAGAGCCACCACAACCTGATTCCATTCCCAGAAGGCGTTCACTTTGACCTGATTGAGCCTCTGGATCACTTCTTCAAGGACGAGGTCCGCGCGCTGGGCGTTTCTCTTGGTCTGCCAGAGAACCTTGTCTACAGACAGCCTTTCCCAGGTCCTGGTCTTGCTATCCGCATCATTGGTGACGTTACCCCAGAAAAGCTGGAAATTCTTCGCAACGCAGATGCAATTGTCCGAGAAGAGATTGACGCTTACAATGCTCAGCTCTTTGACGAGACAGGCGATCGTAACTCCGAGCACAGTGTTTGGCAGTACTTTGCTGTGCTACCCGACATTAAGTCCGTTGGTGTTATGGGTGATGAGCGCACGTATGCTCGTCCAGTTATCCTGCGCGCCGTTGAGTCCAGTGACGCTATGACCGCTGACTGGGCAAAGCTCCCATATGAGCTGCTAACTCGCATTTCTTCTAGGATTGTTAGCGAGGTTGCTGGTGTTAACCGCGTAGCATACGACATTACTCCTAAGCCACCTGCGACTATTGAGTGGGAGTAG
- a CDS encoding type II toxin-antitoxin system death-on-curing family toxin, with protein MAFSATSTIFGKEKSKGALEGIIGSVYQTTFGEDMYPSVQEKAANLLYFIVKDHPFIDGCKRIATSIFLHFLNKNNLLFEDNEKIISDSTLVAITLLLAESKSGEKEIMINVIMNFLEW; from the coding sequence ATGGCGTTTAGTGCTACATCAACTATATTTGGTAAGGAGAAAAGTAAAGGTGCATTAGAAGGTATTATTGGTTCCGTTTATCAAACTACATTTGGAGAAGATATGTATCCATCTGTTCAAGAAAAAGCAGCAAACCTTCTTTATTTTATAGTCAAAGATCATCCTTTTATTGATGGATGCAAAAGAATCGCTACAAGTATCTTCCTACATTTCCTAAACAAAAATAATTTACTATTTGAGGATAATGAAAAAATAATTTCTGACAGCACCTTAGTTGCAATTACTTTACTATTAGCAGAATCAAAATCAGGAGAAAAAGAAATTATGATTAATGTAATTATGAATTTCTTGGAATGGTAA
- a CDS encoding restriction endonuclease subunit S — translation MFGDPIDESSPWPQHYIKDFCELRIGPFGSSLHKQDYITGGHALVNPSHMAGRKIVPDNDLTISDSKYDEMETYHLKPGDIVLGRRGEIGRCAVVCEEGYLCGTGSMIVRPSAQCRPDYLQRVLSFPSFKDALESKAVGQTMKNLNAKIVGTTIVSLPSLDAQQEFAAFVQQADKLRFESGQDRCFQSPA, via the coding sequence ATGTTCGGGGATCCGATTGATGAAAGCTCGCCTTGGCCGCAACATTACATCAAGGACTTCTGCGAACTGCGAATTGGGCCTTTTGGTAGCTCGCTACATAAGCAAGACTACATCACTGGCGGGCACGCGCTTGTTAATCCGTCTCATATGGCAGGCAGAAAGATAGTTCCTGACAACGACCTCACAATCAGTGACAGTAAGTATGACGAAATGGAGACCTATCACCTTAAACCTGGCGATATTGTTCTTGGACGCCGAGGTGAAATTGGCAGATGTGCGGTTGTTTGTGAAGAGGGCTATTTGTGCGGCACAGGCAGCATGATTGTCCGTCCATCAGCGCAGTGTCGCCCTGATTATCTCCAACGTGTGCTGTCATTTCCGTCTTTCAAGGACGCCCTTGAAAGCAAAGCCGTTGGACAGACAATGAAGAACCTTAACGCAAAAATTGTTGGTACCACTATCGTCTCCCTTCCTTCACTTGATGCTCAGCAAGAGTTCGCGGCCTTCGTCCAACAGGCCGACAAACTGCGATTTGAATCTGGGCAAGACCGTTGCTTTCAATCGCCCGCATAA